Below is a window of Senegalia massiliensis DNA.
AGTTGAATTTGAAGGAATAACAAGTGTAATATATGAAAATATAAAAGGATATAAAATAGAATATTCATTGAAAAGTGATAATAAAACAATAAGTTTTATTACTATAAGTGAATAAACTTCAAGAGTTCTAGCACTCTTGAAGTTTATTTTATTATTTATCTGCAGGATATATTACTCCCATTTGTTTTCTTGATTCTTCTAATATATTCATAACTATTCTTGATTTTTCAAATGAATTTATATCCGATTGATTTTTTCCCTTTTTTATTAAATCTATAAATTCTGTCGCTTCATAATACATGTTTGGTTTATCCTGTTCTATAGATAAATCCTCTTCTCTACCATCTCTATATATTATTTTAATATTCTTAGGAGTAGGTATCTTATCTATTATCATTGTTCCATCTTCTCCTTGTATTTCACTAGGAGCATATGAGTCTGTTATTTTTGAATGAATTATTAATGCTTCCATATCTTCATAATTAAGTACTACATTACCTTCACCATCTACTCCAGATTCTAATATTACTCCATTTGCATTGATTTTCTCAGGTTTTCCAAACAATTGTACTAAAGGATATATACAGTATACCCCTATATCCATAAGAGAGCCATTTGAAAATTTAGGATTAAACGTATTTGGATTTTCTCCTCTTTTATATGGATCATACCTTGAAGAATACTGACAATAATTCCCTACATATCTTCTAACTTTACCTATTTTATGTAAATTTTCTTTTATTACATTAAAATTAGGCAAAAATGAAGAAACCATTCCTTCCATTAGTAACTTATCATTTTTTTCTGCAACCCTTATC
It encodes the following:
- a CDS encoding Gfo/Idh/MocA family oxidoreductase — translated: MIRFGTVGTSWITDEFLKSANINKEFKLNAVYSRTEKKAYEFAEKYDVKNIYTDIEEMAKSDDIDAVYIASPNSYHAKYSILFLENKKHVFCEKPIASNLNELEAMIRVAEKNDKLLMEGMVSSFLPNFNVIKENLHKIGKVRRYVGNYCQYSSRYDPYKRGENPNTFNPKFSNGSLMDIGVYCIYPLVQLFGKPEKINANGVILESGVDGEGNVVLNYEDMEALIIHSKITDSYAPSEIQGEDGTMIIDKIPTPKNIKIIYRDGREEDLSIEQDKPNMYYEATEFIDLIKKGKNQSDINSFEKSRIVMNILEESRKQMGVIYPADK